In Sander vitreus isolate 19-12246 chromosome 12, sanVit1, whole genome shotgun sequence, the following proteins share a genomic window:
- the LOC144527065 gene encoding uncharacterized protein LOC144527065 isoform X2: MTLWDHDDLKSNIGERPQNYNDFEIVASESIEDKSSALNVEASLKASFLGGLVEVGGSAKYLNDSKTSKNQARVTLKYKATTNVKELSMDHLGRGNVKHPYVFDQGLATHVVTAILYGAQAFFVFDREVSEKESHQDIQGKLKVMIKKIPSVKIGGKGSLTMEDKEKENVEKFSCRFFGDFSLEKNPVSFQDAVEVYQSLPKLLGAKGENAVPMKVWLLPLTSLDSSAAKLVRQISTRLVQELQSVLEDLSELEMKYNDALRTTAAQQFPQIGKKLKTFKGMCSEFKLEFQRTLAKKLPSIRGGGEMEAVLAEILKKRHSSPFNSKNLNEWMDCKEREIDTLMSFTNMMTNAKIIPSQNHLYKEVLSAEHAVCFVFTSLGSAEPYLSTLSNYLKQTPEDPQDAHTQDVEKEQWYASKEVAEEMRQEAKLFSDFAEANKENRNIKFLTVGSTNETQKGSSILLYKDGFSVNENFEPPSKPETVTVSDISHNSVTLNISPPRFGAQNITSYSVEYCVSGEDGWKQKTASKAQKEVTVSDLSPNTEYMYRCRAVTSAGVGPANEVSVSIKTLPCYPPGKPQVEPNSREISVSWEKPAELGEDVKILRYIVEFAKTDSRAKKEDLQWNQTMARAEKALISELESETEYVVRVRCDCGEAGRSKESIAVNVCTTMFTLTEFLKSSSKRINSESPSIYKLTLTKEEDMDIEGCQRFSFGKESMRQNCTIMLFGVTGSGKSTLINAMINYIVGVEWKDNFRFKLIDEDQSRSQAEIQTSKVTVYKIHHQEGFKINYSLTIVDTPGFEDTGGIERNEEIIERLCNLFSDECGVSEIDAVCFVAQAAIARLTPSQKSVFDSVLSVFGKDVAENIQVLVTFADRQRPPVLEAINASGIQCPKTKDGLPVHLKFNNSVLFGDNKSSTANGMSGEDEDEDRGFDQMFWNMWAKSMKRLFVGLDAIDTKSLTITKEVLRERKQLESSYENLQKQLKVGLAKVVELKETYETLEKHEAEINRKENFEFEVTIMKPFKVDIPSTGSHKYRWEYEEVNEKKTVKELKKKYLETTEANTPVQALIEKLKAECNRVEAEVVKLIESSAECLNRLKEKTLKPDPLSTSEYIDMLIEAETSEAKPGWKKRVKSLRAKRTKKKKHVRKKLRRFWVLKSRA, translated from the coding sequence ATGACACTGTGGGACCATGATGACCTGAAAAGTAATATTGGCGAAAGACCGCAGAACTATAATGATTTTGAGATAGTTGCATCTGAATCAATTGAGGACAAATCTTCAGCACTTAATGTTGAAGCATCGTTGAAGGCAAGTTTTTTAGGTGGACTGGTAGAGGTTGGAGGGTCGGCCAAATACTTGAATGACAGTAAGACTTCAAAAAATCAGGCCAGAGTAACACTGAAGTACAAAGCTACCACAAATGTCAAGGAACTGTCGATGGATCATCTTGGAAGAGGCAATGTGAAGCATCCATATGTCTTTGATCAAGGATTAGCAACACATGTAGTCACAGCTATTCTTTATGGGGCACAAGCCTTCTTTGTATTTGACCGTGAGGTGTCTGAAAAGGAAAGTCATCAAGACATTCAGGGCAAGTTAAAGGTGATGATCAAAAAGATTCCCAGTGTTAAGATAGGAGGGAAAGGTTCACTGACAATGGAAgacaaggaaaaagaaaatgttgagaAATTCTCCTGCAGATTCTTTGGAGACTTTTCTCTTGAAAAGAATCCTGTGTCCTTTCAGGATGCAGTAGAAGTCTACCAAAGCCTGCCAAAATTGTTGGGAGCCAAAGGGGAAAACGCTGTACCAATGAAAGTCTGGCTGTTGCCACTGACAAGTTTAGATTCTTCTGCTGCTAAACTTGTCCGTCAGATAAGTACAAGATTAGTTCAAGAATTACAGAGTGTCCTGGAGGATCTCAGTGAGCTGGAAATGAAGTACAATGATGCATTGAGAACCACCGCTGCACAGCAGTTCCCACAGATTGGCAAAAAGCTTAAAACTTTCAAAGGAATGTGCTCCGAGTTCAAGCTGGAATTCCAACGAACCTTGGCAAAGAAACTTCCGTCAATCCGAGGCGGAGGAGAAATGGAGGCTGTGCTTGCAGAGATACTAAAGAAGAGACATTCTTCTCCTTTCAACAGCAAAAACCTGAACGAGTGGATGGACTGTAAAGAAAGAGAAATTGACACATTGATGTCTTTCACCAACATGATGACAAACGCCAAGATCATTCCATCTCAAAATCATCTGTACAAAGAAGTTCTCAGTGCAGAGcatgctgtgtgttttgttttcacctCACTAGGAAGTGCTGAACCGTACCTCTCCACTTTATCAAACTACTTAAAACAAACACCAGAAGACCCTCAAGATGCACATACTCAAGATGTAGAGAAGGAACAATGGTATGCCTCAAAAGAAGTAGCAGAAGAAATGAGGCAAGAGGCAAAGCTCTTCAGTGACTTTGCAGAGGCCAACAAGGAGAACAGGAACATTAAGTTCCTGACAGTGGGTTCAACAAATGAGACACAGAAAGGTTCAAGCATCTTGCTTTATAAAGATGGCTTTTCTGTCAATGAGAACTTTGAGCCTCCTTCAAAGCCTGAAACAGTGACAGTAAGTGATATAAGCCACAACAGTGTGACACTGAATATTTCTCCACCCAGATTTGGAGCACAGAACATCACTTCCTACTCTGTTGAGTACTGTGTcagtggagaggatggatggAAACAGAAGACAGCATCAAAAGCGCAAAAAGAAGTCACAGTGAGCGATCTTAGTCCTAACACAGAGTATATGTACAGATGCAGAGCAGTGACCTCAGCAGGTGTTGGGCCAGCCAATGAAGTCAGTGTTTCCATTAAAACCTTGCCTTGCTACCCTCCTGGAAAACCTCAAGTTGAACCAAACTCAAGAGAGATATCAGTTAGCTGGGAGAAACCTGCCGAGCTTGGAGAAGATGTCAAAATTTTGAGGTACATTGTGGAGTTCGCCAAAACAGACAGCAGGGCGAAAAAGGAAGATCTCCAATGGAACCAAACGATGGCAAGAGCTGAAAAGGCGCTCATTTCAGAGCTTGAGTCAGAGACAGAATACGTTGTCAGAGTCAGATGTGATTGTGGTGAGGCTGGCAGAAGCAAAGAAAGCATCGCTGTTAATGTCTGCACAACAATGTTTACACTAACAGAATTCCTCAAAAGTTCAAGCAAAAGGATAAATTCTGAATCACCCTCAATTTATAAACTGACCCTGACAAAAGAAGAAGATATGGACATCGAGGGATGCCAAAGATTCAGTTTTGGCAAAGAAAGCATGAGGCAAAATTGCACTATAATGCTTTTCGGCGTGACCGGATCAGGAAAGTCCACTCTGATCAATGCAATGATCAACTACATTGTTGGCGTAGAGTGGAAGGACAATTTCAGATTCAAATTAATTGATGAGGATCAGTCGAGATCACAAGCTGAAATTCAGACCTCTAAAGTCACTGTGTACAAAATCCACCACCAGGAGGGTTTTAAAATCAACTACTCACTGACCATTGTTGACACTCCAGGTTTTGAAGATACAGGAGGCATAGAAAGAAATGAGGAGATCATTGAACGTCTGTGTAATCTCTTCTCTGATGAGTGTGGGGTCAGTGAAATTGACGCCGTGTGTTTTGTAGCTCAGGCTGCTATAGCACGACTCACACCATCGCAGAAGTCTGTGTTTGATTCTGTGCTCTCAGTCTTTGGCAAAGATGTGGCAGAAAACATCCAGGTCCTTGTGACATTCGCAGACAGACAGCGACCACCAGTTCTAGAGGCAATCAATGCTTCAGGTATCCAATGTCCTAAAACAAAAGACGGGCTGCCAGTTCACCTCAAATTCAATAATTCAGTGTTGTTTGGAGACAACAAATCATCTACAGCAAACGGCATGAGTggagaagatgaagatgaagatagAGGCTTTGATCAGATGTTTTGGAACATGTGGGCAAAAAGCATGAAGAGGTTATTTGTTGGTTTGGATGCCATAGACACCAAAAGCTTGACAATAACCAAAGAGGTCCTCAGAGAAAGAAAGCAGCTCGAGAGTTCGTATGAAAATTTGCAGAAGCAGCTTAAAGTTGGGTTAGCCAAGGTTGTGGAGTTGAAAGAGACATATGAAACACTTGAAAAACACGAGGCAGAGATCAACAGAAAGGAGAACTTTGAGTTTGAAGTCACTATCATGAAGCCTTTCAAAGTAGATATTCCTAGTACTGGATCTCACAAGTACAGGTGGGAGTATGAGGAggttaatgaaaaaaaaacagtgaaagagCTGAAAAAGAAGTACCTAGAAACCACAGAGGCTAACACACCTGTTCAGGCATTGATTGAAAAACTGAAGGCTGAATGTAATCGAGTGGAGGCCGAGGTGGTGAAACTGATAGAGAGCTCTGCTGAGTGTTTAAACAGACTTAAAGAGAAAACGCTGAAGCCAGATCCCCTGTCCACTTCAGAGTACATTGACATGCTTATTGAGGCAGAGACATCtgaggccaagccaggctggaAGAAAAGAGTTAAGTCCCTGAGAGCCAAAcggacaaaaaagaagaaacacgtAAGAAAGAAATTACGCAGGTTTTGGGTTTTAAAATCCAGAGCATAA
- the LOC144527065 gene encoding uncharacterized protein LOC144527065 isoform X1 produces MDSEASGTMEVAALGRPFGLGMLYDCRKDSLIPGMTLWDHDDLKSNIGERPQNYNDFEIVASESIEDKSSALNVEASLKASFLGGLVEVGGSAKYLNDSKTSKNQARVTLKYKATTNVKELSMDHLGRGNVKHPYVFDQGLATHVVTAILYGAQAFFVFDREVSEKESHQDIQGKLKVMIKKIPSVKIGGKGSLTMEDKEKENVEKFSCRFFGDFSLEKNPVSFQDAVEVYQSLPKLLGAKGENAVPMKVWLLPLTSLDSSAAKLVRQISTRLVQELQSVLEDLSELEMKYNDALRTTAAQQFPQIGKKLKTFKGMCSEFKLEFQRTLAKKLPSIRGGGEMEAVLAEILKKRHSSPFNSKNLNEWMDCKEREIDTLMSFTNMMTNAKIIPSQNHLYKEVLSAEHAVCFVFTSLGSAEPYLSTLSNYLKQTPEDPQDAHTQDVEKEQWYASKEVAEEMRQEAKLFSDFAEANKENRNIKFLTVGSTNETQKGSSILLYKDGFSVNENFEPPSKPETVTVSDISHNSVTLNISPPRFGAQNITSYSVEYCVSGEDGWKQKTASKAQKEVTVSDLSPNTEYMYRCRAVTSAGVGPANEVSVSIKTLPCYPPGKPQVEPNSREISVSWEKPAELGEDVKILRYIVEFAKTDSRAKKEDLQWNQTMARAEKALISELESETEYVVRVRCDCGEAGRSKESIAVNVCTTMFTLTEFLKSSSKRINSESPSIYKLTLTKEEDMDIEGCQRFSFGKESMRQNCTIMLFGVTGSGKSTLINAMINYIVGVEWKDNFRFKLIDEDQSRSQAEIQTSKVTVYKIHHQEGFKINYSLTIVDTPGFEDTGGIERNEEIIERLCNLFSDECGVSEIDAVCFVAQAAIARLTPSQKSVFDSVLSVFGKDVAENIQVLVTFADRQRPPVLEAINASGIQCPKTKDGLPVHLKFNNSVLFGDNKSSTANGMSGEDEDEDRGFDQMFWNMWAKSMKRLFVGLDAIDTKSLTITKEVLRERKQLESSYENLQKQLKVGLAKVVELKETYETLEKHEAEINRKENFEFEVTIMKPFKVDIPSTGSHKYRWEYEEVNEKKTVKELKKKYLETTEANTPVQALIEKLKAECNRVEAEVVKLIESSAECLNRLKEKTLKPDPLSTSEYIDMLIEAETSEAKPGWKKRVKSLRAKRTKKKKHVRKKLRRFWVLKSRA; encoded by the exons ATGGACTCTGAAGCCAGTGGGACGATGGAGGTGGCAGCACTCGGCCGGCCTTTCGGCCTCGGGATGTTGTACGACTGCCGCAAAGACTCACTCATCCCTG GAATGACACTGTGGGACCATGATGACCTGAAAAGTAATATTGGCGAAAGACCGCAGAACTATAATGATTTTGAGATAGTTGCATCTGAATCAATTGAGGACAAATCTTCAGCACTTAATGTTGAAGCATCGTTGAAGGCAAGTTTTTTAGGTGGACTGGTAGAGGTTGGAGGGTCGGCCAAATACTTGAATGACAGTAAGACTTCAAAAAATCAGGCCAGAGTAACACTGAAGTACAAAGCTACCACAAATGTCAAGGAACTGTCGATGGATCATCTTGGAAGAGGCAATGTGAAGCATCCATATGTCTTTGATCAAGGATTAGCAACACATGTAGTCACAGCTATTCTTTATGGGGCACAAGCCTTCTTTGTATTTGACCGTGAGGTGTCTGAAAAGGAAAGTCATCAAGACATTCAGGGCAAGTTAAAGGTGATGATCAAAAAGATTCCCAGTGTTAAGATAGGAGGGAAAGGTTCACTGACAATGGAAgacaaggaaaaagaaaatgttgagaAATTCTCCTGCAGATTCTTTGGAGACTTTTCTCTTGAAAAGAATCCTGTGTCCTTTCAGGATGCAGTAGAAGTCTACCAAAGCCTGCCAAAATTGTTGGGAGCCAAAGGGGAAAACGCTGTACCAATGAAAGTCTGGCTGTTGCCACTGACAAGTTTAGATTCTTCTGCTGCTAAACTTGTCCGTCAGATAAGTACAAGATTAGTTCAAGAATTACAGAGTGTCCTGGAGGATCTCAGTGAGCTGGAAATGAAGTACAATGATGCATTGAGAACCACCGCTGCACAGCAGTTCCCACAGATTGGCAAAAAGCTTAAAACTTTCAAAGGAATGTGCTCCGAGTTCAAGCTGGAATTCCAACGAACCTTGGCAAAGAAACTTCCGTCAATCCGAGGCGGAGGAGAAATGGAGGCTGTGCTTGCAGAGATACTAAAGAAGAGACATTCTTCTCCTTTCAACAGCAAAAACCTGAACGAGTGGATGGACTGTAAAGAAAGAGAAATTGACACATTGATGTCTTTCACCAACATGATGACAAACGCCAAGATCATTCCATCTCAAAATCATCTGTACAAAGAAGTTCTCAGTGCAGAGcatgctgtgtgttttgttttcacctCACTAGGAAGTGCTGAACCGTACCTCTCCACTTTATCAAACTACTTAAAACAAACACCAGAAGACCCTCAAGATGCACATACTCAAGATGTAGAGAAGGAACAATGGTATGCCTCAAAAGAAGTAGCAGAAGAAATGAGGCAAGAGGCAAAGCTCTTCAGTGACTTTGCAGAGGCCAACAAGGAGAACAGGAACATTAAGTTCCTGACAGTGGGTTCAACAAATGAGACACAGAAAGGTTCAAGCATCTTGCTTTATAAAGATGGCTTTTCTGTCAATGAGAACTTTGAGCCTCCTTCAAAGCCTGAAACAGTGACAGTAAGTGATATAAGCCACAACAGTGTGACACTGAATATTTCTCCACCCAGATTTGGAGCACAGAACATCACTTCCTACTCTGTTGAGTACTGTGTcagtggagaggatggatggAAACAGAAGACAGCATCAAAAGCGCAAAAAGAAGTCACAGTGAGCGATCTTAGTCCTAACACAGAGTATATGTACAGATGCAGAGCAGTGACCTCAGCAGGTGTTGGGCCAGCCAATGAAGTCAGTGTTTCCATTAAAACCTTGCCTTGCTACCCTCCTGGAAAACCTCAAGTTGAACCAAACTCAAGAGAGATATCAGTTAGCTGGGAGAAACCTGCCGAGCTTGGAGAAGATGTCAAAATTTTGAGGTACATTGTGGAGTTCGCCAAAACAGACAGCAGGGCGAAAAAGGAAGATCTCCAATGGAACCAAACGATGGCAAGAGCTGAAAAGGCGCTCATTTCAGAGCTTGAGTCAGAGACAGAATACGTTGTCAGAGTCAGATGTGATTGTGGTGAGGCTGGCAGAAGCAAAGAAAGCATCGCTGTTAATGTCTGCACAACAATGTTTACACTAACAGAATTCCTCAAAAGTTCAAGCAAAAGGATAAATTCTGAATCACCCTCAATTTATAAACTGACCCTGACAAAAGAAGAAGATATGGACATCGAGGGATGCCAAAGATTCAGTTTTGGCAAAGAAAGCATGAGGCAAAATTGCACTATAATGCTTTTCGGCGTGACCGGATCAGGAAAGTCCACTCTGATCAATGCAATGATCAACTACATTGTTGGCGTAGAGTGGAAGGACAATTTCAGATTCAAATTAATTGATGAGGATCAGTCGAGATCACAAGCTGAAATTCAGACCTCTAAAGTCACTGTGTACAAAATCCACCACCAGGAGGGTTTTAAAATCAACTACTCACTGACCATTGTTGACACTCCAGGTTTTGAAGATACAGGAGGCATAGAAAGAAATGAGGAGATCATTGAACGTCTGTGTAATCTCTTCTCTGATGAGTGTGGGGTCAGTGAAATTGACGCCGTGTGTTTTGTAGCTCAGGCTGCTATAGCACGACTCACACCATCGCAGAAGTCTGTGTTTGATTCTGTGCTCTCAGTCTTTGGCAAAGATGTGGCAGAAAACATCCAGGTCCTTGTGACATTCGCAGACAGACAGCGACCACCAGTTCTAGAGGCAATCAATGCTTCAGGTATCCAATGTCCTAAAACAAAAGACGGGCTGCCAGTTCACCTCAAATTCAATAATTCAGTGTTGTTTGGAGACAACAAATCATCTACAGCAAACGGCATGAGTggagaagatgaagatgaagatagAGGCTTTGATCAGATGTTTTGGAACATGTGGGCAAAAAGCATGAAGAGGTTATTTGTTGGTTTGGATGCCATAGACACCAAAAGCTTGACAATAACCAAAGAGGTCCTCAGAGAAAGAAAGCAGCTCGAGAGTTCGTATGAAAATTTGCAGAAGCAGCTTAAAGTTGGGTTAGCCAAGGTTGTGGAGTTGAAAGAGACATATGAAACACTTGAAAAACACGAGGCAGAGATCAACAGAAAGGAGAACTTTGAGTTTGAAGTCACTATCATGAAGCCTTTCAAAGTAGATATTCCTAGTACTGGATCTCACAAGTACAGGTGGGAGTATGAGGAggttaatgaaaaaaaaacagtgaaagagCTGAAAAAGAAGTACCTAGAAACCACAGAGGCTAACACACCTGTTCAGGCATTGATTGAAAAACTGAAGGCTGAATGTAATCGAGTGGAGGCCGAGGTGGTGAAACTGATAGAGAGCTCTGCTGAGTGTTTAAACAGACTTAAAGAGAAAACGCTGAAGCCAGATCCCCTGTCCACTTCAGAGTACATTGACATGCTTATTGAGGCAGAGACATCtgaggccaagccaggctggaAGAAAAGAGTTAAGTCCCTGAGAGCCAAAcggacaaaaaagaagaaacacgtAAGAAAGAAATTACGCAGGTTTTGGGTTTTAAAATCCAGAGCATAA